The sequence GAGCGTGGGTGCAGGCGTGAGAGAGGCAATGAGGGCGCAGCACTATGAGGATGAGTTTAACTTCTTCACTCCCAAAGGAAAGTTCACGCTTAAGATCATCAATACGCACTCTCCCTCCGCTCACCTCCTCTCTAATAGCGCCATCTATGTCCATCCTATCAATGCGAGGGCGATTCTTGGTTTTGGGCTGGAGGAGTATTCCAAGCTTTATGTGACCGTCCCCAATCCTAATGAAGTGGGCGACATAGCCCTCAAGATTGATCAGCTCCTCCCCACAGCCAAAGCCACTCCCAAGGAGGATGTAATGGCGGGCTATCAACACCTCTTTTACTACAAAGGGGGAATCTTCATGATTCTCTATCTGGTTTGCATGGTCTCCTTTTTGATTCTGCTCAAAAATCAGATCGGTCTTGTCTATGGCGAGAAAAAGAGAGAGATTGCGATTTTGCGAAGCATCGGATATGGGATCAGAGAGATCATCGCGATGAAGTTCATCCAAAATGGAGTGGTGGCGCTTAGCGCCTTTGGAATGGGAGTCTTGATCGCTTATGTCTATGTCTTTGTTGCCCAAGCGCCGCTTTTGCGTTTGATATTTTTGGGTTCAGAGTTGAGTCATAGGGTGGAGCTTACGCCCATTGTGGATCTCAATCTGCTCTTTTTGCTCTTTGTCTTTAGCGTGATTCCTTTCATGGCGTTTGTGATTTTGCCCTCGTGGAAAGTGGCGATTGCGGATATGAGTGAGGCGGTGAGATGAAGCAGATCGTTGTCAATGGCGTGAGCAAGGTGTATCATGCGGGCAAAGCCAATGCTTTTTTTGCCCTAAAGAAGGTTCATTTAGAGGTTGAAAAAGGCGAAGTGGTGATTTTAAAAGGTGTGAGCGGAAGCGGAAAAAGCACGCTTCTTTCGCTTATTGGAGGATTGAGTAAGCCCACAGAGGGGGAGATTTTG comes from Wolinella succinogenes DSM 1740 and encodes:
- a CDS encoding ABC transporter permease, which encodes MITRNLIEYSIILLFKDRSDHLFSFLIFTFIVTLLSAVLFISDSLQSDLVESVKFQPDIVVENTLAGRAFKLSEEDLEGVAELAGVSAVEGVVEGRYYFAQQRIWFEIKSDPSLSINQMSVGAGVREAMRAQHYEDEFNFFTPKGKFTLKIINTHSPSAHLLSNSAIYVHPINARAILGFGLEEYSKLYVTVPNPNEVGDIALKIDQLLPTAKATPKEDVMAGYQHLFYYKGGIFMILYLVCMVSFLILLKNQIGLVYGEKKREIAILRSIGYGIREIIAMKFIQNGVVALSAFGMGVLIAYVYVFVAQAPLLRLIFLGSELSHRVELTPIVDLNLLFLLFVFSVIPFMAFVILPSWKVAIADMSEAVR